Genomic DNA from Enterococcus saigonensis:
CTTCTTGTGCCACTTCTAATTGATTTAAAAGATTCACTTCTAGTAAACGAGTATTTTTAGTATCTAGTTCATGGTTCAAAACATAGTTTAATACTCGATTATAAACGCTTGCCGATAATTCGTTAATGATCTCTATTTCAAATGTTTTTTCATACGTAACTGCCATTTCATTTTCACTCCTTTTTAAAGTTTATCAGGTAAATATTTCCGTATATATTCTTCTAAGGCTTGATCCATAACTTCTTTTACGTTTCCGCCATTTTTTGCTGTTTCAATTTTTATAATATGGTGTAAGTCAGCACGAACACGAACCGTCTTATCTCCCATTATATCTTTTTTTGCACTGATTGGTGTATCATTTCGTTTTGCTTTTTGTGCGCCTAAATTTCCCACAATCACTCACTTCTTTCTATT
This window encodes:
- a CDS encoding antitoxin, whose product is MAVTYEKTFEIEIINELSASVYNRVLNYVLNHELDTKNTRLLEVNLLNQLEVAQEVDLFQQPFEELQAIHEYWRSMNQYSKQILTKEKVA
- a CDS encoding peptide-binding protein; this encodes MIVGNLGAQKAKRNDTPISAKKDIMGDKTVRVRADLHHIIKIETAKNGGNVKEVMDQALEEYIRKYLPDKL